A genomic window from Silene latifolia isolate original U9 population chromosome Y, ASM4854445v1, whole genome shotgun sequence includes:
- the LOC141630576 gene encoding protein FAR-RED IMPAIRED RESPONSE 1-like: MGGKEPEYIITDQDPGIISSIGQIFKTARHRFYMWHIMNKVPVKYGSNAKDYPEFVKKLNAIVWDEDIEADEFDSRWGEIMKEHGVGKEREWFEEVYNKRRQWVMAHCRDLKMGSVMRTTQRSESENSFFKRFENNSGTLVELWMRYESVIDQQRYTQKKLDNEKCVHIVQLKLHKM, encoded by the coding sequence ATGGGTGGTAAGGAACCAGAGTATATTATAACCGACCAAGACCCAGGAATTATAAGCTCTATTGGGCAAATATTCAAGACGGCTAGACACCGTTTCTACATGTGGCACATCATGAACAAAGTTCCTGTAAAATACGGGAGCAACGCGAAAGATTATCCGGAATTCGTGAAGAAGTTGAATGCCATTGTGTGGGACGAAGATATTGAAGCGGATGAGTTTGATAGTCGTTGGGGTGAGATAATGAAGGAACATGGAGTTGGTAAGGAACGTGAATGGTTTGAGGAAGTATACAACAAAAGAAGGCAGTGGGTGATGGCCCATTGTAGGGACTTAAAAATGGGAAGTGTTATGAGGACAACACAAAGATCGGAGAGTGAAAACagtttttttaagagatttgagaACAATTCTGGAACTTTAGTCGAGTTGTGGATGAGATATGAAAGTGTTATAGACCAACAAAGATATACACAGAAGAAGCTTGATAATGAGAAGTGTGTACATATTGTCCAACTTAAGTTACACAAAATGTGA